From the Oncorhynchus kisutch isolate 150728-3 linkage group LG27, Okis_V2, whole genome shotgun sequence genome, the window GTTAAGTAAGTGTTTGTCTCCTGACTGCGCAGTGTGTGTATGCATTTTTCTGCTTAATCCCATGGCTTTTCTCTGTGTTTCCAGGTCTGTCAATACCGAATGACCAGCCTGCCACGTGGTCATTGTTTAATCATCAACAATGTGCACTTTATTCAAATGGGGGAAAGAAGGGGATCAGACAAAGATGCTGGTAAATGTAACCAATGTGTTAAACAGTTCTAACATATTTGTTCCATATTGTTGTTGCATGAACATTGATCTTGTTCCTCTTGCCTTAAAACATCCTGCTATTGTAAAAGGGACATATTTATGTGGCTTGGTTTAGTGTTTGTCTTGAAATTGTTTTGTGTGTGCTTTTCCTGTAGAGGTTCTGAAGGATGTGTTCCAGTGGCTCGGTTTTAAGGTGACTGTACTCCTAGACCAGACAGCAGTGCAGGCCCGCGAGGAATTGAAGAGGTTTGGTGACGAGACGCATGGTGACGCCTTTGTCTGCTGCGTACTGAGTCATGGTGGCAAAGGAGTTATCTATGGCACAGACGACGAACCCATCTCCACCAATGACCTCTTCTCACCCTTCAAAGGCACCAACTGCTCCACCCTCATTGGCAAGCCCAAGGCCTTCTTCATCCAGGCATGTAGGGGGAAAGATACCCAAGATAGAGTGCAGTTGGAGGCAGACGAAAATCCAGGTCACCAGATCTACATTCCAGCTGATGCCGATTTCCTGTTTGCCATGGCCACTGTCGAAGACTACTACTCGTTCAGAATCCCAACCAGTGGGTCCTGGTTCATCCAGACTCTGTGCAAACAGCTCAAACAGGGCTGTCCCAGGTGAAGCCTGATTTAATATGTGCTCTAGAGCACCAAATCTGGTGGGTCGCGTCAGGAGGTTTTGAATGGCTCGAggttatttatacattttttatgaaAAAAATACTACAGTCTGAACTTTAAACCAGGTTAAAAAGTGTGTAGAGATTATGagcttactttaaaaaaaatataatttaaagtGGCAATACCTCACTTTTTGGgggacctgaccaaattcacatagaaatatgagttatagatctaccattctacttgaaagcaagtataaagcagtagatctgttctatgtgcgctatttctatgcttcccggtcttcattttttttgttaggtcttttactttcggttctGTACACAATCTTCAAATACATGAAACAACaataatatagatataaaatatatttcagtggtttagatggtgcaATGATTCTCTATCttattttgtcacaaactgaaatgaggCTAACTATGAggtttagcaaccaggaaatggagcgatttctgcatagtttATTTGTAATCTCTGAAAATGTTTTCTTCATCACAGTATTTTCAATATAAAGCTATTAGCAGCGCTATTTTGGTTGATTTTTGTGGTCTCAAACTAGTGAGTTTATTAACATTCTTAAAGAATATGGGCAAAATGTTATTATTGACAATGAAAGAGGTGGGAATGTTTTTCCCTATAATTGTAACATTTACTATCAATATAGCATTGAAATAGTTTTCCAGGTTGTATTTTAGAGATGTATTTTTCGCAATTTCTGTCCTGAGGCCAAACCATTTGAAAAAACAATGCTCTGGAGGAGGCATAAATATTCTTACATGGTAATGACCTAACAAAGCAGATGTTTAGTAGGAAAGAGCTGACAATGCAAAACTGACCATATTCTACAGAATAACAGTGTTATTCGGAACTCCAGTCTACACACTGTCAGGTGTAAACCAGGGACTTGTCTAGATAAAGGCTAGAACAATATTACCATCAAATCTATTAGCTCACCGTGAGTAAGTCCCCTGACTAATCAGAAACTAATGCATTGCTGGCGACGAGAACTGTATATTTTATGGACGCTGTGTGCTGTCTTTACTGGGTGTTAATGTCTTCGTTGTCTGGTATGCGTGTGTCTCCTGCTCTCTCTAGAGGTGATGACATCCTGACCATCCTAACACAGGTCAATAGAGACGTGAGCCAGATGGATGACCGATACCGGGATAAGAAGTCCGGGGAATACAAGCGGGCCAAGCAGATGCCCGAGCCCAAGTACACGCTGACGAAGAGGCTGGTGTTCACAGTGCCGCCCCAATGAGACGACGCCAGAGAAAGTGAGACATATCACAGGCCATTTTTTTTATGGTAGGGTAAGAGAGACAGTTCTTATTGGGCAGTTTCCCATTGAAAAAAATCCTGACTGTTTAGGTGGGCGTTCTTTCTCACGTGAGCGTGCCAGAGATTACCGAGGAACTGTTGGCTCACGCGGGAAAGCATGTGCACACGGGTGACAGGAACCTTGACAATTTTTTTCAATGGTAAACAGCCTTTATTAGACATCTTcattatccaccatctttgacgATACGCTATGACCCAACAACTTCAAGACCCAGAGGTCACTTCCTCCTGTTGTCGTGGTCACTGTGGTGTtttacatttatgttttgagCTGATCTGCTGCTTGCTGTTGAAATGAAATGTTATGCCTTGTTTTAATATTTTTTCATTTTATAGTGGGGGGGTGGTTTCGTGCTCGTGGGAATGTTGCGTTCACGTGCTAGTCGGAACTGGTGgtgagctagctaacattgctaataataataaattcGCTAGCTTGCTTAACAAATTGGCTACATTCTCCATCTTGGTAAGGTTGTAATTGTCCAACACAGATTTGTCGTCATCTTCTGGTTCAAAAGGTAAAACGTCAGTGGCGATACATCACAATTTGGCAACAAGATTTTCTGAGTTTGCCACTTGGAGTGTTGGTTAAATTAAATTTCCCCACTGGGAACTAGGAGCTTCCAATCGCACGTGAACGCAACTCCAGCAGATAGACCAAAAGTCCAGGGTTCATTGCTGCATCTCCATCAAGTTAACTAGGCTCGATTTAACCAAACTAATAATGTATTTGATATGTGAAGAGTTCAGGATCACCATTCTTTGTAAACAAGTGGATTCTCATAGCAAGAACAAAGTAAATCGATAAACACATTGCTTAAGCTTCACTTTATTGCATGTTGTGATTTGATCTTCTTTCCTAATTTGGGTTATTTTTTTACAATCATGTTCTTACCTGCCTTTCACCTTAACATATTTTATACCTGGAAATAAATATTTTAATCGAAGCTTGGTTGCTGAAGTCTTATTAAATCACATTCTCCTCAGAATTAGAGACATCTTGTTGAGCTTTAAAAATGTGAAACATGGCTCATAGAAAAATAGACACCCATTTTACTGATCATCTCCAGAACACATTTATTACAGATAAAGAAAACGTTCCACAATTTCCAGCATTTAAttgaaaaatgtattaaaatctcATGAGTTTGAAACATCTTTCAGGAAATCAGACATGCCAACCAATGTTCAACACACTGTCTTATGGGAGATGGGCCACGGTAGAGGCTGCTGTGGTAAGGGTTCCTGAGAGTGACAGCTTACTGTTTAGACATGACAGCCATTCTGAAGTGTCTCGATCCAGAAGGAGGGACTAGATTTGACGCTTTAAGTCAGCCAACCAGAGGTGTTTCAGAAGTAGGGGAGGAAGAGTTTCTTGGTGAGGGTGTACTTGGGCTCGGGCATCTGTTTGGAGTCTCTATACACTCCTCTGCTGACCTCACGATTCACACGCGTCAGCACCGACAGAATATCCTCCCCTCTacacaggaaacaggaaatacacatcacaatacatctcTCACCTGTTATAGAGATGTatgtttttaacctttatttaactaggcaagtcagttaagaatacatttttatttacaatgatggtcaAACCCAgaagacgctaggccaattgtgcttcaccctataggactcccaatcatggctggttgtgatacaacctggattcgaaccagcgtGTCTGTGGTGATGCCTCAAGCACCGAGATGCAGTCACTTAGACCACCATGACACTCGGGAGCCCAGAGATAACAACCTTGTATCTGCCATCATGGTGTCTGTGACTGCATGGGAAGCATCATTGAGGCTATTTTAAAATAGTCACATTTCTTCTTTTGATGTTTGAAAAAAGTGGCAAGCTTATATGGCCACCTGCAGTGCTGGAGTCTTGAACCAAATCTTATGTGAAATGAATTtgtgaccactagatggcagtcaTATAGCTTAAAGCCATTTACAAACTAAACAAACCAATTTGAAGACAATAAGGGTCTGATCATTGGCCGATCGCTCCCAACCCGTACGaattcccacccagttgactatttAAAGTGTAGTCAAAATTAAGTTTGggcttgcctggtgacatcacaagGCAGTAAATTGGTTTATAGACCAATAACGAAGAGAGTTCCAAATCTGTCAATAAGAGCTAGTTTTAAGTTTTCCCCTCCCTACTCAGACCATTCCCAGACAATCCGAGCAAAATTCTGTCTTGAGAAAGTTTTCTAAAAAGCAcaacaaaaaatatgaaaaactattacagtaaggtacttaattgttacccagaaatgatttgaaattgatataaaaacagctgcattgggcctttaaaatggtggaatccCTCAATGGCAACATGCCAAAAATGGGTTATTTCTATGTAATGATCTTAATAAATCTCTATGGTTAATGCCAAACCTAACCCGCTTCCCTTCTAATTCACCTGTCCGCTCCCCACTCCAGCTGTTTGCAGAGCTCCTGGATGTAGATGGAACCTTCCTTAGTGTTTCGGAATGACTTGCACTCCTCTACTGTTGCCATACCGATCAGGAAGTCTGCATCCCAGGGGATGGACTCGATGGCGCCGGCGTCTGCCTCATACCGCCCCTCTCTTTGCCTTATGGAGGGGGTGAATAGGGCCCCTCGCTGGAAGCCCTTCCCCTGGCAGGCCTGGATGAAGAACAGTTTGGGTTTGCCCATCAGAGAAGGGCACTGCTTACTGGTGAAGGGTTGTGTGAGGGAGCGAATGGGTACCTCCCCCCCATCTGTCCCAAGCACACAACCCTTCTCCCCATGGGACAGCACACACACCACCTAGGACCAGGCACAGGGATTAGAGTAGTTCAACCTACTTTAATTAATTGGAGTCCAATTGGGCTTCAAGAGTAGAGCTACTGTACCTCCTGAAGAGACTGGAGAATTATGACCTCACTACTCACCAGAGCGTCTGCCTGTATGTGACTCCGCCCTCCAAGCTCCTCTACCGCACCCAACATGGTCTTCTCTGTCAGGTCGCTACACACTTCCACTTTAAACCCCAACCTGGAGAACACATTATGCAGAGCCTCTAcacacaagagacagagagacagatgggagaatTTAACATCCAGGTTGGCCAATGGGCTTCACTGAATGAGATCAGGCTCATAATATCAACCAATGAGCGAGCATGCCTACTCTCGTCCTGCTCAGttcctggtctgtctgtcagacCTGAAAATCCCATGA encodes:
- the LOC109872356 gene encoding caspase-8-like; this translates as MQTLRENKTLITEILSADPEFILQHVQQAKIVNQREYNNLNVTGHPPETIIINLLDKVMNKGTEKCLDFVTLLQQPNIIDTYSRMEEVFSNNLTAPSDHTFSTGTRGPYTTSSTDTTGQAVGMSSEVCQYRMTSLPRGHCLIINNVHFIQMGERRGSDKDAEVLKDVFQWLGFKVTVLLDQTAVQAREELKRFGDETHGDAFVCCVLSHGGKGVIYGTDDEPISTNDLFSPFKGTNCSTLIGKPKAFFIQACRGKDTQDRVQLEADENPGHQIYIPADADFLFAMATVEDYYSFRIPTSGSWFIQTLCKQLKQGCPRGDDILTILTQVNRDVSQMDDRYRDKKSGEYKRAKQMPEPKYTLTKRLVFTVPPQ